The following proteins are co-located in the Solenopsis invicta isolate M01_SB chromosome 7, UNIL_Sinv_3.0, whole genome shotgun sequence genome:
- the LOC120358227 gene encoding uncharacterized protein LOC120358227 isoform X2 → MSRKPIFLVGSMRKQITGSKLPCQRDVLSVLFYNMREVKLNLHDSASLVIDECLIFWKKARIPTQDRSDCIKKCKKLYENFKKLGKHKTRASISCRQKEKEFEDSLNNLFDIAHANALDIIKINEDKEFLLMQRKNGRPGCMLGIDMKLSTAELKKAAQEEKELQRRRKQYCEIASTVHDYLSSFTDSSNESEMEIETDIPFSSQPGTSKSEEYAETETENNFSSSPKLSKSKRARKNILTARLSAALDRCKISDRDAVHILTACVDAINLNPQEFVINRTSIKTARENYRKKISLDVKSKFYNLNLNFVVIHWDSKILPDITGKKNVDRLPVIATAPNVEQLLGVPELSSGTGREISSAVYDTLHEWSLLDIVQAVVFDTTASNTGRLKGACYLLEQKLDRDILFLACRHHIFEIVLQGVFDEIQLFPSKGPDVPLFKRFKNTWKDIDQTQYLTWLSDASVREMLKDDANEILLYAKKKIEEDLPRDDYQEFLELIIIFLGETPSRGIHFHQPGACHLARWMAKAIYCLKIYMFRQQFKLTHKEEKALRRICCFIIKCYAEAWFSAPNAIEAPLNDINFLKKLIAYKIDDKLVAEKAINKFINHLWYLNEECAAFSIFDERISDEERRDIAQKILLDRETNEADEKNDKEPEEMRKKLFIKLDDLEYFLNKDLPQEIITNNSKKLFGRFEISQDFLQLDPMHWKDQDSYKKGRKIINSLRVVNDTAERGVKLMEEFNSKFTYDESQKQFILQAVQDYRKRYPGHSRETLNKPYL, encoded by the exons atgtcacGAAAACCTATTTTTCTTGTCGGTTCAATGAGAAAACAAATTACTGGTAGTAAATTACCATGCCAAAGAGATGTTTTAAGtgtattgttttacaatatgcGTGAAGTGAAATTAAACTTACATGACAGTGCTTCTCTTGTAATTGacgaatgtttaatattttggaaaaaggcTCGTATACCAACTCAAGATCGTTctgattgtattaaaaaatgcaagaagCTGTATGAAAACTTCAAAAAGCTGGGAAAGCATAAAACGCGAGCGAGTATATCTTGTagacaaaaagagaaagaatttgAAGACAGCTTAAATAATCTCTTTGATATAGCACATGCTAATGcattagatataataaaaatcaatgaagatAAGGAATTTTTACTTATGCAAAGGAAAAATGGACGACCTGGTTGTATGTTGGGAATAGATATGAAATTAAGTACTGCCGAATTGAAGAAAGCTGCGCAAGAAGAAAAGGAAttgcaaagaagaagaaaacaatattgTGAAATTGCAAGTACAG TACATGATTATCTGTCTTCTTTTACTGATTCTTCTAACGAGTCGGAAATGGAAATTGAAACAGATATACCATTTTCTAGCCAACCCGGCACATCAAAAAGTGAAGAATATGCAGAAACggaaacagaaaataatttttcttcgagTCCTAAGCTGTCAAAAAGTAAAAGagctagaaaaaatattttgactgcTCGACTCTCAGCAGCATTAGACAGATGTAAAATTAGTGATAGGGACGCTGTTCACATATTGACAGCTTGCGTAGATGCTATCAATTTAAATCCACAAGAGTTCGTCATTAATCGAACTTCCATTAAGACAGCTCGAGAAAATTATCGTAAAAAGATCTCACTGGATGTAAAGTCAAAATTCtacaatttgaatttaaattttgtggTTATTCATTGGGATTCTAAGATACTTCCAGACAttactggaaaaaaaaatgttgatcgtCTTCCAGTCATAGCTACAGCTCCAAACGTAGAGCAACTTTTAGGAGTTCCTGAACTTTCGTCGGGAACTGGACGTGAAATATCATCGGCTGTTTACGATACCTTACACGAATGGTCATTATTAGATATTGTTCAAGCTGTCGTTTTTGATACCACTGCAAGCAATACAGGTCGTTTGAAAGGTGCATGTTATCTTTTGGAACAAAAACTGGAtcgtgatattttatttctggcTTGCCGTCATCACATTTTCGAAATTGTACTGCAAGGCGTATTTGACGAAATACAACTTTTTCCTAGTAAAGGACCAGACGTACCCCTATTCAAAAGGTTCAAAAATACATGGAAAGATATTGACCAAACGCAATATTTAACATGGTTGTCAGATGCAAGTGTTAGAGAAATGTTAAAAGACGATGCAAATGAGATATTACtctatgctaaaaaaaaaattgaagaagatCTACCTCGTGACGATTATcaagaatttttagaattaattataatattcttaggAGAGACACCATCACGAGGAATACATTTTCATCAGCCTGGAGCATGTCATTTAGCTCGATGGATGGCCAAAGCAATATattgcttaaaaatatatatgtttagaCAACAATTCAAATTAACCCATAAGGAGGAAAAAGCTCTAAGACGgatttgttgttttataataaaatgctatGCAGAGGCATGGTTTTCTGCTCCGAACGCGATCGAAGCTCCTCTTAACGatatcaattttctaaaaaaattgatagcTTATAAGATCGACGACAAATTAGTTGCGGAAAAAgcaattaataagtttattaaccATTTATGGTATTTGAATGAAGAATGTGCGGCTTTTTCTATATTTGATGAAAGAATAAGTGATGAAGAGAGAAGAGATATAGCACAAAAGATACTTCTGGACAGAGAAACAAATGAAGCGGACGAAAAAAACGATAAAGAACCAgaagaaatgagaaagaaacTATTTATCAAATTAGATGATTTGGAATACTTCCTTAATAAAGATCTTCCCCAGGAAATAATTACGAataattcgaaaaaattatttggtagGTTCGAAATTTCTCAAGATTTTCTACAACTAGATCCTATGCACTGGAAAGATCAGGATAGTTataaaaaaggaaggaaaatcATAAATTCTTTGAGAGTGGTAAACGATACAGCGGAAAGAGGTGTAAAATTGATGGAAGAGTTTAACTCAAAATTTACGTATGACGAATctcaaaaacaatttattttacag GCGGTACAAGATTATCGTAAAAGGTATCCAGGACATAGTCGAGAGACGTTAAATAAACCATActtatag
- the LOC120358227 gene encoding uncharacterized protein LOC120358227 isoform X1, whose translation MSRKPIFLVGSMRKQITGSKLPCQRDVLSVLFYNMREVKLNLHDSASLVIDECLIFWKKARIPTQDRSDCIKKCKKLYENFKKLGKHKTRASISCRQKEKEFEDSLNNLFDIAHANALDIIKINEDKEFLLMQRKNGRPGCMLGIDMKLSTAELKKAAQEEKELQRRRKQYCEIASTVHDYLSSFTDSSNESEMEIETDIPFSSQPGTSKSEEYAETETENNFSSSPKLSKSKRARKNILTARLSAALDRCKISDRDAVHILTACVDAINLNPQEFVINRTSIKTARENYRKKISLDVKSKFYNLNLNFVVIHWDSKILPDITGKKNVDRLPVIATAPNVEQLLGVPELSSGTGREISSAVYDTLHEWSLLDIVQAVVFDTTASNTGRLKGACYLLEQKLDRDILFLACRHHIFEIVLQGVFDEIQLFPSKGPDVPLFKRFKNTWKDIDQTQYLTWLSDASVREMLKDDANEILLYAKKKIEEDLPRDDYQEFLELIIIFLGETPSRGIHFHQPGACHLARWMAKAIYCLKIYMFRQQFKLTHKEEKALRRICCFIIKCYAEAWFSAPNAIEAPLNDINFLKKLIAYKIDDKLVAEKAINKFINHLWYLNEECAAFSIFDERISDEERRDIAQKILLDRETNEADEKNDKEPEEMRKKLFIKLDDLEYFLNKDLPQEIITNNSKKLFGRFEISQDFLQLDPMHWKDQDSYKKGRKIINSLRVVNDTAERGVKLMEEFNSKFTYDESQKQFILQVCKISFLIFFQLFHLYCASIFVNFYYI comes from the exons atgtcacGAAAACCTATTTTTCTTGTCGGTTCAATGAGAAAACAAATTACTGGTAGTAAATTACCATGCCAAAGAGATGTTTTAAGtgtattgttttacaatatgcGTGAAGTGAAATTAAACTTACATGACAGTGCTTCTCTTGTAATTGacgaatgtttaatattttggaaaaaggcTCGTATACCAACTCAAGATCGTTctgattgtattaaaaaatgcaagaagCTGTATGAAAACTTCAAAAAGCTGGGAAAGCATAAAACGCGAGCGAGTATATCTTGTagacaaaaagagaaagaatttgAAGACAGCTTAAATAATCTCTTTGATATAGCACATGCTAATGcattagatataataaaaatcaatgaagatAAGGAATTTTTACTTATGCAAAGGAAAAATGGACGACCTGGTTGTATGTTGGGAATAGATATGAAATTAAGTACTGCCGAATTGAAGAAAGCTGCGCAAGAAGAAAAGGAAttgcaaagaagaagaaaacaatattgTGAAATTGCAAGTACAG TACATGATTATCTGTCTTCTTTTACTGATTCTTCTAACGAGTCGGAAATGGAAATTGAAACAGATATACCATTTTCTAGCCAACCCGGCACATCAAAAAGTGAAGAATATGCAGAAACggaaacagaaaataatttttcttcgagTCCTAAGCTGTCAAAAAGTAAAAGagctagaaaaaatattttgactgcTCGACTCTCAGCAGCATTAGACAGATGTAAAATTAGTGATAGGGACGCTGTTCACATATTGACAGCTTGCGTAGATGCTATCAATTTAAATCCACAAGAGTTCGTCATTAATCGAACTTCCATTAAGACAGCTCGAGAAAATTATCGTAAAAAGATCTCACTGGATGTAAAGTCAAAATTCtacaatttgaatttaaattttgtggTTATTCATTGGGATTCTAAGATACTTCCAGACAttactggaaaaaaaaatgttgatcgtCTTCCAGTCATAGCTACAGCTCCAAACGTAGAGCAACTTTTAGGAGTTCCTGAACTTTCGTCGGGAACTGGACGTGAAATATCATCGGCTGTTTACGATACCTTACACGAATGGTCATTATTAGATATTGTTCAAGCTGTCGTTTTTGATACCACTGCAAGCAATACAGGTCGTTTGAAAGGTGCATGTTATCTTTTGGAACAAAAACTGGAtcgtgatattttatttctggcTTGCCGTCATCACATTTTCGAAATTGTACTGCAAGGCGTATTTGACGAAATACAACTTTTTCCTAGTAAAGGACCAGACGTACCCCTATTCAAAAGGTTCAAAAATACATGGAAAGATATTGACCAAACGCAATATTTAACATGGTTGTCAGATGCAAGTGTTAGAGAAATGTTAAAAGACGATGCAAATGAGATATTACtctatgctaaaaaaaaaattgaagaagatCTACCTCGTGACGATTATcaagaatttttagaattaattataatattcttaggAGAGACACCATCACGAGGAATACATTTTCATCAGCCTGGAGCATGTCATTTAGCTCGATGGATGGCCAAAGCAATATattgcttaaaaatatatatgtttagaCAACAATTCAAATTAACCCATAAGGAGGAAAAAGCTCTAAGACGgatttgttgttttataataaaatgctatGCAGAGGCATGGTTTTCTGCTCCGAACGCGATCGAAGCTCCTCTTAACGatatcaattttctaaaaaaattgatagcTTATAAGATCGACGACAAATTAGTTGCGGAAAAAgcaattaataagtttattaaccATTTATGGTATTTGAATGAAGAATGTGCGGCTTTTTCTATATTTGATGAAAGAATAAGTGATGAAGAGAGAAGAGATATAGCACAAAAGATACTTCTGGACAGAGAAACAAATGAAGCGGACGAAAAAAACGATAAAGAACCAgaagaaatgagaaagaaacTATTTATCAAATTAGATGATTTGGAATACTTCCTTAATAAAGATCTTCCCCAGGAAATAATTACGAataattcgaaaaaattatttggtagGTTCGAAATTTCTCAAGATTTTCTACAACTAGATCCTATGCACTGGAAAGATCAGGATAGTTataaaaaaggaaggaaaatcATAAATTCTTTGAGAGTGGTAAACGATACAGCGGAAAGAGGTGTAAAATTGATGGAAGAGTTTAACTCAAAATTTACGTATGACGAATctcaaaaacaatttattttacaggttTGCAAGATCTcgtttctgatattttttcaacttttccaTTTGTATTGTGCctctatttttgttaatttttattatatataa